Within the Candidatus Reidiella endopervernicosa genome, the region AGCGCTCCTACATCGACTTCGCCCGTGAGATGGCCGCGCAAGGCGCGACCGCGCAGCAGAAACTACTCGATGCACTGTTTGAGGATCGCTTCGAAGAGGCGAACCGTCTCCAGCTCAGTCTCGCACTACCGGCACAGAACAAGGTGCTGCACAGTCTGAGTCAGTTGGTGGAGTATCAGGAGCGAGCGACCGAGCAGGCAGTGGCCGAGGTGCGGCGTAGCTATGAGAATGCACGTATCGCCTACACCGCAATCTCCTTTGGTGTGGTGATGCTCTCAGTGATGGTGGCCACGGTTGCGATTCGCCGCACCTCGACGATCGAGCGAGACCTGCGTGATGCGAAAGAGGAGGCGGAGCAGGCCTCCGAGGCAAAGAGCGAGTTCCTGGCCAACATGAGTCATGAGATTCGCACACCGATGAATGGTGTGCTTGGCATGCTCAATCTGCTCAAGCAGACACCACTCTCAGAACCGCAGCGTGACTATCTAACCACCGCCTATGTCTCCGGTGAAATTCTGCTCTCGGTTATCAATGATGTGCTCGACTACTCGAAGATCGAAGCAGGCAAGATGAGTGTCGAGTATCAATCATTCGATTTAAACAGAGCCCTTGCCGATACCGTGGCGCTCTTCTCCAATACCGCCGCTGACCGCCATGGAGAGCGAAGTGAGGGCGGTTAGTCCCCGATAGTCGACGCCGTCTGCCTATTCGTAGTTGAGAGCGCGAGCGAACGACGAAGAAGATGCAGCAGCGGCTTTATGTCGGCGTAGAGTCACTGAGGAGTGTGTAGAGCCGCGAAGAGGTGATTACGCAACGTACGCAGGACGGTCGGGGCGCCGTAGGCATAAACGGTCGCGTTAAGTATTTGCCGCTTGCTTGGGCTTGGATGCCC harbors:
- a CDS encoding histidine kinase dimerization/phospho-acceptor domain-containing protein produces the protein MNASEFRLALGFGIIVLLIFALGVIGLTEMQRLDDRLEYIVGERNVKVSLVSTMRHKARERSIFTFMMLDEKDPFLRDDLRMRFHEAASEFMAARDQLEQMPLSSEERSYIDFAREMAAQGATAQQKLLDALFEDRFEEANRLQLSLALPAQNKVLHSLSQLVEYQERATEQAVAEVRRSYENARIAYTAISFGVVMLSVMVATVAIRRTSTIERDLRDAKEEAEQASEAKSEFLANMSHEIRTPMNGVLGMLNLLKQTPLSEPQRDYLTTAYVSGEILLSVINDVLDYSKIEAGKMSVEYQSFDLNRALADTVALFSNTAADRHGERSEGG